The Quercus robur chromosome 7, dhQueRobu3.1, whole genome shotgun sequence genome has a segment encoding these proteins:
- the LOC126692890 gene encoding probable L-type lectin-domain containing receptor kinase S.5, with translation MCFSQVVKSLFLVFLLGGTLTRVRCLSFNYTLFDTIYPESGSGQLIMSNYSHIEFGAIQVTPDVTGAIPNYSGRVFYNNTFRLWDKTKGVTANFSTTFVLNISPKTSPGGEGLSFILAADTTPPQNSDGQWLGIVNASTNGSSQANVVAVEFDTRKSYQEDLDDNHVGLDVNTIYSEPQVPLTNLGINLSSSSNITATVQYDGKNMTLRVSSKDVFSWPLNLSEHLPEEVYVGFSASTGNDTELNCIWSWEFNGSDIGDSGFGGGGDNDLKLLWLWITAPAAVVLVLSGIVFCLYWRRKQALYAEDPYPGLEDQIRGSSTAPQKFLLKELRKATGNFNPKNKLGKGGFGTVYKGLLANKEVAVKRISKNSSQGKQEFIAEVTTIGSLYHKNLVRLIGWCYERCELLLVYEFMPNGSLDKFIFGNEKLGMEEPTLTWEKRHIIIHGVAEALDYLHNGCENRVLHRDIKASNIMLDSEYNAKLGDFGLARTIQQRGKTHHSTIEMAGTPGYMAPETFHISRATVETDVYSFGVLVLEVLCGRKPGNQIEENNYNSSIVYWLWELHRNGRILDAVDSRLNMEFDEERMSCMLVLALLCCHPNPHQRPSMKTVLQVLTGEAPPPLVPTEIPAFVWPAKPPSFKGDSGNSLSESKRSSFTELTGR, from the coding sequence AtgtgtttctcacaggttgtcAAGTCCCTTTTTCTGGTGTTCCTCTTGGGTGGAACTCTTACTCGAGTACGGTGCCTTAGTTTTAATTATACGTTGTTCGACACAATCTACCCTGAAAGTGGTTCTGGTCAACTGATTATGTCGAATTATTCACATATTGAGTTCGGTGCTATTCAAGTTACACCAGATGTTACGGGAGCTATTCCAAATTATTCTGGGCGTGTCTTTTACAACAATACATTCAGATTATGGGACAAGACCAAAGGTGTGACAGCAAATTTCAGTACCACCTTTGTACTTAATATCAGTCCAAAGACATCTCCAGGAGGCGAAGGCTTGAGCTTCATATTAGCTGCAGATACCACACCTCCACAGAACAGCGACGGACAATGGCTTGGGATTGTAAACGCAAGCACGAATGGATCCTCTCAAGCTAATGTGGTGGCAGTTGAATTTGACACGAGAAAGAGCTACCAAGAAGATTTGGATGATAACCATGTTGGCTTGGATGTAAATACCATCTACTCAGAACCGCAAGTCCCTTTAACCAACCTTGGTAtcaatctttcttcttcttccaataTAACGGCAACGGTTCAGTATGATGGCAAAAATATGACTCTGCGTGTTTCTTCCAAGGATGTATTTTCTTGGCCGCTTAATCTCTCTGAACATCTTCCAGAGGAGGTTTATGTGGGATTCTCAGCTTCAACAGGAAATGACACTGAACTCAACTGCATATGGTCATGGGAATTCAATGGTTCGGATATTGGTGATAgtggttttggtggtggtggtgataatGATTTAAAGTTGTTGTGGTTATGGATCACGGCTCCCGCTGCAGTAGTGCTTGTGCTAAGTGGGATTGTCTTTTGCTTGTATTGGCGGAGGAAACAGGCTCTATATGCAGAGGATCCATATCCAGGGCTAGAAGACCAGATCAGAGGGTCCTCTACAGCTCCACAGAAATTCCTACTAAAAGAGCTGAGAAAAGCAACAGGCAACTTCAATCCCAAAAACAAGCTTGGAAAAGGCGGCTTTGGAACAGTCTACAAGGGACTCTTGGCAAATAAGGAGGTAGCTGTCAAGAGAATCTCAAAGAATTCTAGTCAAGGCAAGCAAGAATTTATAGCAGAAGTCACAACAATTGGCAGCCTCTATCACAAGAATCTTGTGAGATTGATCGGATGGTGCTATGAAAGGTGTGAGCTCCTTCTAGTTTATGAGTTCATGCCGAACGGTAGCCTTGACAAGTTTATATTTGGCAATGAGAAACTAGGCATGGAGGAACCAACACTCACCTGGGAGAAAAGGCACATCATAATTCATGGGGTAGCTGAGGCACTGGATTATCTTCATAATGGATGTGAAAACAGGGTGCTTCATCGAGACATAAAAGCCAGCAATATAATGTTAGACTCAGAGTACAATGCAAAGCTCGGAGATTTCGGACTAGCTCGTACCATTCAACAGAGGGGAAAAACTCACCATTCAACAATAGAGATGGCAGGAACACCAGGATATATGGCTCCAGAAACTTTTCATATTAGTAGGGCAACTGTTGAAACAGATGTCTATTCATTTGGTGTTCTTGTACTAGAAGTTCTCTGTGGAAGGAAGCCTGGAAATCAGATTGAAGAGAACAACTACAACAGCAGCATTGTGTATTGGCTATGGGAACTTCACAGGAATGGAAGGATCCTTGATGCTGTTGATTCACGACTGAACATGGAATTTGATGAGGAAAGAATGTCGTGCATGCTTGTTTTGGCATTGCTCTGTTGTCATCCAAATCCACACCAAAGACCCTCCATGAAAACAGTTTTACAGGTACTTACAGGAGAAGCACCTCCACCACTTGTGCCCACTGAAATACCAGCTTTCGTGTGGCCAGCCAAGCCTCCTTCATTCAAAGGGGACTCCGGAAACTCTCTCTCTGAAAGCAAACGTTCTTCTTTCACAGAACTCACCGGAAGATGA
- the LOC126692891 gene encoding acidic leucine-rich nuclear phosphoprotein 32-related protein 2-like has protein sequence MDPARTSKDEEEGNDEEDVEEEGGDEQEVEEAEEGGGDEEEVKEEGGVEVEEERGVEIEEAEDEGGIEIEEVEQECNDEEEVEDEGGHVIEEIELHMSGFIFNLFFIATFFYDFLNFNAPLHLQLPQFQRPLLQPPLHRHRLL, from the coding sequence ATGGATCCCGCCAGAACCTCTAAGGACGAAGAAGAAGGCAACGATGAGGAGGATGTTGAAGAAGAAGGTGGTGATGAACAGGAGGTTGAAGAAGCTGAAGAAGGCGGTGGCGATGAAGAGGAGGTCAAAGAAGAAGGGGGCGTTGAAGTTGAAGAAGAAAGGGGTGTTGAAATTGAGGAAGCTGAAGATGAAGGGGGCATTGAAATTGAGGAAGTTGAACAAGAATGCAACGATGAAGAGGAGGTTGAAGATGAAGGCGGCCATGTAATTGAGGAAATTGAATTACACATGTCTGGCTTCATCTTCAACCTCTTCTTCATCGCCACGTTCTTCTACGATTTCCTCAATTTCAATGCCCCCCTTCATCTTCAACTTCCTCAATTTCAACGACCCCTTCTTCAACCTCCTCTTCATCGCCACCGCCTTCTTTAG